One window of Magallana gigas chromosome 2, xbMagGiga1.1, whole genome shotgun sequence genomic DNA carries:
- the LOC105321109 gene encoding uncharacterized protein codes for MKVFTTVVFLYVTTTTITESAILGVYPTRGNNRACPASKDAIPYYFGETDLACMNFGIRRLNRHRRTPPSRFTFKFSHRWIWTAGMYLEFGNRIGRDAALVKTTYPNLGNVCTMTKEKTPAGYTRLSPGCIRSCIENYVDKFGNYSFYTNNCHHFVNKISILLCMGKKCPKWCKYTPEDDGEFDQENEHQMDLAMEEVDKDRIHYPH; via the exons ATGAAG GTTTTCACAACTGTGGTTTTCCTGTATGTGACAACCACTACTATTACAGAGAGTGCTATTCTGGGAGTTTACCCAACCAGGGGAAATAACCGAGCCTGTCCTGCATCTA AGGATGCCATACCATATTATTTCGGAGAAACTGACTTGGCATGCATGAACTTTGGAATACGGCGACTTAACCGCCATCGCCGCACACCACCCAGTCGGTTCACCTTCAAGTTCTCCCACCGCTGGATTTGGACAGCCGGTATGTACCTGGAATTCGGGAACAGAATTGGGCGAGACGCTGCTCTAGTCAAGACAACTTATCCCAACCTTGGCAACGTCTGCACCATGACAAAGGAGAAAACCCCAGCGGGCTACACCAGGCTGAGCCCGGGCTGCATCAGAAGCTGTATAGAGAACTACGTGGATAAGTTTGGGAATTACAGTTTCTACACCAACAACTGCCACCATTTTGTGAACAAGATCTCGATTTTACTGTGCATGGGAAAGAAGTGCCCCAAGTGGTGCAAGTATACGCCGGAGGATGATGGGGAATTTGATCAGGAGAACGAGCACCAGATGGACCTGGCTATGGAGGAGGTCGACAAGGATAGAATCCACTATCCCCACTAA